One stretch of Cohnella algarum DNA includes these proteins:
- the ligA gene encoding NAD-dependent DNA ligase LigA gives MTAKEPIERMRELVEVLNGHARRYYTMDSPTISDKEYDALYDELAELERASGTVLEHSPTRRVGGEILKGFVPHRHLSRLWSLDKAQNLDDLTAWATRVKKLIADYNAKNPDRPLPDPEYVVELKYDGLTLNLTYSNGELVQAATRGNGVVGEGILAQVRTIRSVPLAIPFKDGVVEVQGEGIMRLSVLEKYNETAAEPLKNARNGAAGALRNLDPRVTASRRLDAFCYNIGYSEGLQLANHREMMAFLRENQFPVNAYVRYFSDIEALSAELERVAEMRKELDYLIDGAVVKLTDFATREALGYTDKFPRWAIAFKFEAEETTTVLESVSWEVGRTGKITPLARVEAVELAGVTVQNCTLNNIGDIERKNLKHALGTRVFIRRSNDVIPEILGKAGEEEAGGTIEYPNVCPGCGSPLEMRGAHLFCLNKLGCKPQIIGRITHFASRDCMDIETFSGKTAEQLYEELSVRDPADLYSLTLEQLLGLSRFGEKKASNLLAAIEKSKSRELAAFLNALGIPNTGKATTKMLADHYGDLDKVMAAEAEELTSLPDVGGIVAESIAGFFRDPVMQESIARMRAAGVRAEAERPASEAADESHPLFGKTVVLTGTLTRLTRDEAAKKLAALGAKVSGSVSKKTDLVIAGESAGSKLAKARELGVEVLEDEEELLKLLGMES, from the coding sequence ATGACGGCAAAGGAACCGATCGAGCGGATGCGGGAGCTGGTGGAGGTGCTGAACGGGCACGCCCGCCGCTATTATACGATGGACAGTCCGACCATCAGCGACAAGGAATACGATGCGCTGTACGACGAGCTGGCGGAGCTTGAGCGAGCGTCCGGAACGGTTTTGGAACATTCGCCGACGCGCCGGGTCGGCGGGGAAATTTTGAAGGGGTTCGTTCCCCATCGGCACCTGTCCCGGTTGTGGAGCCTCGACAAGGCGCAAAATCTGGACGACCTGACCGCCTGGGCGACGCGCGTAAAGAAGCTTATCGCCGATTACAACGCGAAAAACCCGGACCGTCCGCTTCCGGATCCGGAATACGTCGTCGAGCTGAAATACGACGGCCTGACGCTCAATTTGACGTATTCGAACGGCGAGCTCGTTCAAGCCGCCACGCGCGGCAACGGCGTCGTCGGCGAAGGCATTTTGGCGCAGGTTCGGACGATCCGCTCGGTGCCGCTCGCGATTCCGTTCAAGGACGGCGTCGTGGAAGTGCAGGGCGAAGGCATCATGCGGCTTTCGGTGCTGGAGAAGTACAACGAGACGGCCGCCGAACCGCTCAAAAACGCGCGCAACGGCGCCGCCGGCGCTCTTCGGAACCTCGATCCGCGCGTTACCGCGTCTCGTCGGCTAGACGCTTTTTGCTACAACATCGGCTATTCCGAGGGGCTGCAGCTTGCCAACCACCGGGAAATGATGGCGTTTTTGCGCGAAAATCAATTTCCTGTCAACGCCTACGTCCGGTATTTTTCCGATATCGAAGCGCTGTCGGCGGAGCTGGAGCGGGTCGCCGAGATGCGCAAGGAACTCGATTATTTGATCGACGGCGCGGTCGTCAAGCTGACGGATTTCGCGACCCGCGAGGCGCTCGGCTATACGGACAAGTTCCCGCGGTGGGCGATCGCGTTCAAGTTCGAGGCGGAAGAGACGACGACCGTGCTCGAATCCGTCTCCTGGGAAGTCGGCCGCACGGGGAAAATCACGCCGCTCGCCCGCGTGGAAGCGGTGGAGCTGGCGGGAGTGACGGTCCAAAACTGCACGCTCAACAACATCGGCGACATCGAGCGGAAAAACCTGAAGCACGCGCTGGGCACGCGGGTGTTCATCCGCCGCTCCAACGACGTCATCCCGGAAATTTTGGGGAAAGCGGGCGAGGAAGAAGCCGGCGGGACGATCGAGTATCCGAACGTCTGTCCGGGCTGCGGCTCGCCGCTGGAAATGCGCGGGGCGCACCTGTTCTGCCTGAACAAGCTCGGCTGCAAGCCGCAAATCATCGGGCGCATCACCCACTTCGCTTCGCGCGACTGCATGGACATCGAGACGTTTAGCGGAAAAACGGCCGAGCAGCTGTACGAGGAGCTCTCCGTTCGGGATCCGGCCGACCTGTATTCGCTCACGCTCGAGCAATTGCTGGGCTTGAGCCGCTTCGGCGAGAAAAAGGCGAGCAACCTGCTGGCGGCGATCGAGAAGTCGAAATCCCGCGAGCTGGCCGCGTTTTTGAATGCCCTCGGCATTCCGAACACCGGCAAGGCGACGACGAAAATGCTGGCCGATCACTACGGCGATCTGGACAAGGTGATGGCGGCCGAGGCGGAGGAGCTGACGTCGCTGCCGGACGTGGGCGGCATCGTGGCGGAGAGCATCGCGGGCTTTTTCCGCGATCCCGTCATGCAGGAGAGCATCGCCCGCATGCGCGCGGCCGGCGTGCGCGCCGAGGCGGAGCGCCCGGCGTCGGAAGCCGCCGACGAGAGCCACCCGCTTTTCGGCAAAACCGTCGTGCTGACCGGGACGCTGACGCGGTTGACGCGCGACGAGGCGGCGAAGAAGCTGGCGGCGCTCGGGGCGAAAGTATCGGGCAGCGTATCGAAGAAGACGGACCTCGTCATCGCCGGCGAGAGCGCGGGCAGCAAGCTGGCGAAGGCGCGAGAGCTCGGCGTCGAGGTGCTGGAGGACGAGGAGGAGCTGCTCAAGCTGCTGGGCATGGAGTCGTAA
- the pcrA gene encoding DNA helicase PcrA, protein MFFEPVPQDTESFDIESAVGRLNPKQREAVLATSGPLLIMAGAGSGKTRVLTHRIAYLIAKRLAAPWSILAITFTNKAAREMQDRVSKLVGPQGRDIWVSTFHSMCVRLLRKDIERIGYGSNFSILDSGDQLSVIRTIMKEQNIDTKKFEPKAVQAVISAAKNELLTPEQYEAKIGDYFQTIVSKVYGVYQKRLKANNSLDFDDLIMLTIRLFKDVPEVLAFYQNKFRYIHVDEYQDTNRAQYVLCRMLAEGHHNICVVGDSDQSIYRWRGADISNILNFEKDYPEAQTILLEQNYRSTSNILDAANGVIQNNLGRKAKNLWTDKAGGDKITVFQGDSEHDEGYFIAREIRNNRQNGRSYGDHAILYRTNAMSRVVEEVLIKSEIPYQIVGGVKFYDRKEIKDILAYLRLISNPDDDISLARIVNVPKRSIGDTTMAKVLEEAGRRGISVYSLLSEGDGLLGDGLYHLDIQTRAKTALTEFRNLIANLSKMADYLSVTELTEKVLEETGYRLELQRENTLESQARLENIDEFLSVTQDFEKRNDDKSLLAFLTDLALIADIDTMNDDPEAGNDAVVLMTMHSAKGLEFPVVFIVGMEEGVFPGGRAFLDNEEMEEERRLAYVGITRAEKKLYLTCARSRLLYGRTNSNSPSRFLEEIPEPLKERAGSFGGGRYGSIGGGGGFGARPGGSRFGSGAATAGGFGSRAQAGSGGSVFGSRPGAAAGATGAGRTAAGGGSAPQAGGAADAQLSAGDKVQHAKWGVGTVIAVKGSGKDTELQIAFPAPVGVKRLLAAFAPVTKI, encoded by the coding sequence ATGTTTTTTGAACCTGTACCCCAAGATACGGAATCGTTCGACATAGAGAGCGCGGTCGGCCGGCTCAATCCGAAGCAGCGCGAAGCGGTGCTGGCGACGAGCGGCCCGCTGCTGATCATGGCCGGCGCGGGCAGCGGCAAAACCCGGGTGCTGACGCACCGGATCGCGTACCTCATCGCCAAGCGGCTGGCCGCGCCGTGGAGCATTTTGGCCATCACCTTCACCAACAAGGCCGCCCGCGAGATGCAGGACCGGGTGTCCAAGCTCGTCGGTCCGCAAGGCCGCGACATTTGGGTCAGCACGTTTCACTCGATGTGCGTGCGGCTCCTTCGCAAGGATATCGAGCGGATCGGCTACGGGTCCAACTTCAGCATTCTGGATTCGGGCGATCAGTTGTCGGTCATCCGGACCATCATGAAAGAGCAAAACATCGACACGAAAAAGTTCGAACCGAAGGCGGTGCAGGCCGTCATCAGCGCCGCCAAAAACGAGCTGCTCACGCCGGAGCAATACGAGGCGAAAATCGGGGACTATTTTCAGACGATCGTCTCGAAGGTTTACGGCGTCTATCAGAAACGGCTGAAGGCGAACAACTCGCTGGACTTCGACGATCTGATCATGCTGACGATTCGGCTGTTCAAGGACGTGCCGGAGGTGCTCGCGTTTTATCAGAACAAATTCCGGTACATCCACGTCGACGAATACCAGGATACGAACCGGGCGCAGTATGTGCTTTGCCGGATGCTGGCGGAAGGGCACCACAACATTTGCGTCGTGGGCGACAGCGACCAGTCGATTTACCGCTGGCGCGGGGCGGACATTTCCAACATTTTGAACTTCGAGAAAGACTACCCCGAAGCGCAGACGATTTTATTGGAGCAAAATTACCGCTCGACGTCCAACATTTTGGACGCGGCGAACGGCGTCATCCAGAACAACCTGGGCCGCAAGGCTAAAAACCTGTGGACAGACAAGGCCGGCGGGGACAAAATCACCGTCTTCCAGGGCGATTCCGAGCACGACGAAGGCTATTTTATCGCGCGCGAAATCCGCAACAACCGGCAGAACGGCCGCAGCTACGGGGACCACGCGATTTTGTACCGGACGAACGCGATGTCCCGGGTCGTCGAAGAAGTGCTGATCAAGTCGGAAATTCCATACCAGATCGTCGGCGGCGTCAAGTTCTACGACCGGAAGGAAATCAAGGACATTCTCGCGTACTTGCGGCTGATCTCCAACCCGGACGACGACATCAGCCTGGCGCGGATCGTCAACGTTCCGAAGCGGTCGATCGGCGATACGACGATGGCCAAGGTGTTGGAGGAAGCGGGGCGCAGGGGCATTTCGGTGTACAGCCTGCTGAGCGAGGGCGACGGCCTGCTCGGGGACGGGCTGTATCATTTGGACATTCAGACGCGGGCGAAAACGGCGTTGACCGAATTCCGGAACCTGATCGCGAACTTGAGCAAAATGGCCGACTATTTGTCGGTAACCGAACTGACGGAAAAGGTGCTGGAGGAAACCGGCTACCGGCTCGAGCTGCAGCGCGAAAACACGCTCGAATCCCAGGCGCGGCTCGAAAACATCGACGAGTTTCTGTCGGTGACGCAGGACTTCGAGAAGCGCAACGACGACAAGTCGCTGCTCGCGTTTTTGACCGACCTTGCCCTCATCGCCGATATCGATACGATGAACGACGATCCGGAAGCGGGAAATGACGCCGTTGTCCTCATGACGATGCACAGCGCCAAAGGGCTCGAATTCCCGGTCGTGTTTATCGTCGGCATGGAGGAAGGCGTGTTTCCCGGCGGACGGGCGTTTTTGGACAACGAGGAGATGGAAGAGGAGCGGCGGCTCGCCTACGTGGGCATCACCCGCGCGGAGAAAAAGCTGTATTTGACGTGCGCGCGCTCGCGGCTCCTGTACGGCCGGACGAACAGCAACTCGCCTTCGCGTTTTTTGGAGGAAATACCGGAGCCGCTCAAGGAGCGGGCCGGCTCGTTTGGCGGAGGGCGCTACGGCTCGATCGGCGGAGGCGGCGGCTTCGGCGCCCGTCCGGGCGGCTCGCGGTTCGGAAGCGGCGCGGCGACGGCCGGCGGCTTCGGGAGCCGGGCGCAGGCGGGCTCGGGCGGCAGCGTGTTCGGCTCGCGGCCGGGAGCGGCCGCCGGAGCGACCGGGGCCGGACGAACGGCCGCGGGCGGCGGTTCCGCGCCGCAAGCCGGCGGAGCGGCCGACGCGCAGCTGTCCGCGGGCGATAAAGTGCAGCACGCCAAATGGGGCGTCGGCACGGTCATCGCCGTCAAAGGCTCGGGCAAGGATACCGAGCTGCAAATCGCGTTTCCGGCGCCGGTCGGCGTGAAGCGGCTGCTCGCGGCATTCGCGCCGGTGACGAAGATATAA
- a CDS encoding heptaprenylglyceryl phosphate synthase, with protein sequence MNSPFYSEWRHVFKLDPDRPIDDDRLAAVCSSGTDAILVGGSSGLTFDNTVDLLSRVRRFETPCALELSDPECGVPGFDGYFIPMMLNTDRGEWIARRQAEALRDYGRLLPWEHVAGEAYLVLNPDSTAAKVTGAKADLSAAEIAAYAQVADRLWRAPVVYLEYSGTFGDMATVRSVRGQLTQARLFYGGGIRSAEQARQAALSAHTVVVGNVVYEDLEAALSTVDAVINSAKEQDHVF encoded by the coding sequence ATGAATTCCCCTTTTTACAGCGAATGGCGTCATGTGTTCAAGCTGGATCCCGACCGCCCGATCGACGACGACCGGCTTGCCGCCGTCTGCTCGTCCGGCACGGATGCGATCCTCGTCGGCGGTTCGAGCGGCCTGACGTTCGACAATACGGTGGACTTGCTCTCCCGCGTCCGCCGATTCGAGACGCCGTGCGCGCTGGAGCTGTCCGATCCGGAATGCGGCGTGCCCGGCTTCGACGGCTACTTCATTCCGATGATGCTGAACACGGACCGGGGCGAATGGATCGCCCGCCGGCAGGCGGAAGCGCTTCGCGACTACGGGCGACTGCTCCCGTGGGAGCATGTCGCGGGAGAAGCCTATCTCGTGCTGAACCCCGACTCGACCGCCGCGAAAGTGACGGGAGCGAAGGCGGACCTGTCCGCGGCCGAAATCGCGGCTTACGCGCAGGTGGCGGACCGGCTCTGGCGCGCGCCGGTCGTCTATTTGGAATACAGCGGAACGTTCGGCGATATGGCGACCGTCCGCAGCGTGCGCGGGCAGCTGACGCAGGCGCGCCTGTTTTACGGCGGCGGCATCCGTTCGGCGGAACAGGCGAGGCAGGCGGCGCTATCCGCGCATACGGTCGTCGTCGGCAACGTCGTCTACGAGGATTTGGAGGCGGCGCTTTCGACGGTGGATGCCGTAATCAACAGCGCAAAGGAGCAAGACCATGTTTTTTGA
- the galU gene encoding UTP--glucose-1-phosphate uridylyltransferase GalU, giving the protein MKIRKAIIPAAGLGTRFLPATKAMPKEMLPIIDKPGIQYIVEEAVASGIEDIIIVTGKSKRAIEDHFDSSFELEQNLLTKGKLELLSEVQKATELTDIHYIRQKEPKGLGHAIWCARKFIGDEPFAVLLGDDIVQSEVPCLKQMMDVYDQVHSSVLAVKRVPDEEISRYGIVDPAPGTADGDKIVKVRGVVEKPVKQYAPSNIAIMGRYILTPAIFDLLETQSMGAGGEIQLTDAIYRLMESESIYAYDFEGKRYDTGEKLGYLKTIIDFALERPDLAKDVRNYLKTKLSE; this is encoded by the coding sequence ATGAAGATTCGCAAAGCCATCATTCCCGCGGCGGGACTCGGAACCCGTTTTTTGCCCGCGACCAAAGCGATGCCCAAGGAAATGCTGCCGATCATCGACAAGCCGGGGATCCAGTATATCGTAGAAGAGGCGGTCGCTTCCGGAATCGAAGACATTATTATCGTAACCGGCAAAAGCAAGCGCGCGATCGAGGATCATTTCGACAGTTCGTTCGAATTGGAACAAAATCTGCTCACCAAGGGCAAGCTCGAGCTGCTGTCCGAGGTGCAAAAGGCGACGGAGCTTACCGACATTCACTACATCCGGCAGAAGGAACCGAAAGGACTCGGCCACGCGATCTGGTGCGCGCGGAAGTTCATCGGCGACGAGCCGTTCGCCGTGCTGCTCGGGGACGACATCGTGCAATCCGAGGTGCCGTGCCTCAAGCAGATGATGGACGTGTACGACCAAGTCCACAGCAGCGTGCTCGCCGTCAAGCGCGTGCCGGACGAGGAAATTTCCCGCTACGGGATCGTCGATCCCGCGCCGGGCACGGCGGACGGCGACAAGATCGTCAAGGTGCGCGGCGTGGTGGAAAAGCCGGTCAAGCAATACGCGCCTTCGAACATCGCGATCATGGGCCGCTACATTTTGACCCCGGCCATCTTCGATTTGCTGGAGACCCAGTCGATGGGAGCGGGCGGAGAGATTCAGCTTACCGACGCGATTTACCGGCTGATGGAAAGCGAATCGATTTATGCCTACGACTTCGAAGGCAAGCGCTACGACACCGGGGAAAAACTCGGCTACCTGAAGACGATCATCGACTTCGCGCTCGAGCGCCCCGATCTGGCGAAAGACGTGCGGAACTATTTGAAAACGAAGCTAAGCGAATAA
- a CDS encoding UDP-glucose dehydrogenase family protein yields the protein MHMAVIGAGIAGLTTAAGFAELGHRVDCYDADSGKIRLLTQGTMPYVEPELEALVARNAEAGRLKFGSNPAQMMHEAETVFLAVGTPSADDGQLQLSFLWAAAERIGEWADGKERTVVVKSTVPVGTADRLESRLRSRLPAGCPVHVASLPDFMREGHAVADFFQPSRIVIGAANPETAAKLERLHRPFCAPVVHMDRRSAELSKLAANGALAVKLSFANEMASLAEHTGADYPAIARALGLDPRIGPQFLGAGLGFGGSSLPKDARGLVRLADEAGAPQTVVSAAIRANALLPLRMVRKLEAAISGPSRRKVALLGLAFKPGTADMREAPSLRLATELLRRHPGIRLSAYDPAAGQSAKRMLPNAVRICGSAEEALHEADAAIVVTDWPEFRHISANDFKKWMKRAIILDGRNHLDAVGLNAEGVVCIGIGRLPEATAELDAAAADFPSSLLS from the coding sequence ATGCATATGGCAGTGATCGGAGCGGGGATTGCCGGATTGACGACGGCGGCCGGCTTTGCGGAATTGGGTCATCGCGTGGACTGTTATGACGCGGATTCGGGAAAAATTCGGTTGTTGACGCAAGGAACGATGCCTTATGTCGAACCGGAATTGGAAGCGCTTGTCGCTCGCAATGCGGAAGCCGGGCGATTGAAGTTCGGCTCCAATCCGGCGCAGATGATGCACGAGGCCGAAACGGTGTTTCTCGCTGTGGGTACGCCGTCCGCGGATGACGGCCAACTGCAGCTTTCTTTTTTGTGGGCGGCGGCGGAACGGATCGGGGAGTGGGCGGACGGAAAAGAACGGACAGTCGTCGTCAAAAGCACCGTTCCCGTCGGGACGGCGGACCGGCTGGAATCGCGGCTTCGCAGCCGGCTGCCCGCGGGCTGTCCCGTTCACGTCGCCTCGCTGCCGGATTTTATGCGCGAAGGCCATGCGGTGGCGGACTTTTTCCAGCCGTCGCGAATCGTGATCGGCGCGGCGAATCCGGAGACGGCGGCGAAGCTCGAGCGGCTGCATCGGCCGTTTTGCGCCCCGGTCGTCCATATGGACCGGAGAAGCGCGGAGCTTTCCAAGCTGGCCGCCAACGGCGCGCTGGCGGTTAAGCTGTCCTTCGCCAACGAGATGGCCTCCCTCGCCGAGCATACCGGAGCGGATTACCCGGCCATCGCGCGGGCGCTCGGGCTGGATCCGAGAATCGGGCCGCAATTTCTTGGGGCCGGCCTGGGCTTCGGCGGCTCGAGCTTGCCGAAGGACGCGCGCGGTCTCGTGCGCCTCGCGGACGAAGCCGGGGCGCCGCAGACGGTCGTGTCGGCGGCGATCCGCGCGAACGCGCTGCTGCCGCTGCGCATGGTCCGCAAGCTCGAAGCCGCGATCTCCGGTCCTTCGCGGCGCAAGGTCGCGCTGCTGGGCCTTGCGTTCAAGCCGGGGACCGCGGATATGCGCGAGGCTCCCTCGTTGAGGCTGGCGACCGAGCTGCTGCGCCGACATCCGGGAATCCGGCTGTCGGCGTACGACCCCGCCGCGGGGCAGTCGGCGAAGAGGATGCTGCCGAACGCCGTCCGGATTTGCGGTTCGGCGGAAGAAGCGCTGCATGAAGCGGATGCGGCGATCGTGGTGACGGATTGGCCGGAATTTCGCCATATTTCCGCAAATGACTTTAAAAAATGGATGAAACGAGCGATAATACTAGATGGACGAAACCATTTGGACGCCGTCGGGTTGAACGCGGAAGGCGTCGTTTGCATCGGCATCGGAAGATTGCCCGAGGCGACGGCCGAACTCGACGCGGCTGCGGCGGATTTTCCTTCGTCATTATTGTCGTAG
- a CDS encoding IS3 family transposase yields the protein MEDHRSDFPVEKMCAVLGVSRSGYYNWKDAQPSNQALLKEKVMERITYHFYDNKERYGSPKITHLLHEEGFQITERTVSNYMRELNLRSCVSRKFKVVTTDSNHNNPVAPNTLNQAFATEKPNQVWVADITYIPCNEGRLYLASLLDLCTREVVGWRLGDRMTVDLVLGALDDAYEAKKPPEGLLHHSDRGSQYTSEDYRKQLETYKMEASMSRKGNCYDNACIESFHSILKKELIYCTKFKTKKQAYDEIYEYIMLFYNRKRIHGALGYLSPVRFAANFAS from the coding sequence ATTGAAGATCATCGCTCCGACTTTCCTGTGGAGAAGATGTGCGCGGTACTCGGTGTTTCTCGGAGCGGTTATTACAACTGGAAGGATGCGCAGCCAAGCAACCAAGCCCTTCTGAAGGAGAAGGTGATGGAGCGCATCACGTATCATTTCTACGACAACAAAGAACGGTACGGGAGCCCGAAGATCACGCACTTGTTGCATGAAGAGGGCTTTCAAATAACCGAGCGAACGGTAAGCAACTACATGCGGGAGTTAAACCTGCGTTCCTGCGTATCTCGTAAATTCAAGGTCGTTACCACCGACTCCAATCACAACAATCCCGTCGCCCCGAACACGCTAAATCAAGCGTTTGCAACGGAGAAGCCGAATCAAGTATGGGTTGCAGATATTACGTACATTCCTTGTAACGAAGGCCGCTTGTACCTCGCGAGCCTGCTAGACCTATGCACACGTGAGGTCGTTGGATGGCGTCTGGGAGACCGCATGACCGTCGATCTGGTCCTGGGCGCGCTAGATGACGCCTACGAAGCGAAAAAGCCGCCGGAAGGCCTTCTGCACCACAGCGATCGTGGTTCCCAATACACGTCAGAAGATTACCGTAAGCAACTTGAAACCTACAAAATGGAAGCCAGCATGAGCCGAAAAGGAAACTGCTATGACAATGCGTGCATCGAGTCCTTCCACAGCATTCTGAAGAAGGAGCTCATTTACTGCACCAAGTTTAAAACGAAAAAGCAGGCGTACGACGAGATCTACGAGTACATCATGCTGTTCTACAACCGCAAACGAATCCATGGTGCACTTGGCTATCTGTCGCCGGTTCGTTTTGCTGCCAACTTTGCTTCTTAA
- a CDS encoding transposase, translating to MGGQRVHYNEEFKQRTVRYIQEQTKTVVQIAQELDIPEKTLYGWVAKYRQFEVEPVNSADRIRELEWLLREKDKQVADLEQELEIIKKAVHIFSSPRK from the coding sequence ATGGGTGGACAACGGGTGCATTACAACGAGGAGTTCAAACAAAGAACGGTAAGGTACATCCAGGAACAAACGAAGACGGTCGTACAGATTGCGCAGGAATTGGATATTCCGGAAAAGACGTTATACGGGTGGGTAGCAAAGTATCGTCAGTTTGAGGTCGAGCCCGTTAACAGCGCAGATCGGATTCGTGAGCTGGAATGGCTTCTCCGCGAGAAAGACAAGCAGGTTGCAGACCTCGAACAGGAGCTTGAAATCATAAAAAAAGCAGTGCACATCTTCAGCAGCCCAAGAAAGTAA
- a CDS encoding SDR family oxidoreductase, translating into MNIFITGANRGIGLAIVKALLERGHRVVAGIRPASRLEEMERLRGRYPADALQTVEAEVGDEASIRAAAQTMRANGVRFDAIVNNAAIAVGRKSSIEEADLDDFERTFQTNAFGPVRVCKHFVPLLRAGDGPSFVINMSSASGIIEKCGSKDYSYAMSKAALNMFTGILRNQLADRNVTVYAVHPGWVRTDQGGMEAPLDPSEPAAQLCDLLEGKTRPEHGRFFIHSDGSPLPF; encoded by the coding sequence ATGAACATTTTCATTACGGGCGCAAACCGCGGCATCGGACTGGCTATCGTCAAAGCGCTGCTGGAGCGGGGACATCGGGTCGTGGCGGGCATTCGTCCGGCTTCGCGGCTGGAGGAAATGGAGCGGTTGCGGGGTCGATATCCGGCCGACGCCCTGCAAACGGTCGAAGCGGAGGTCGGCGACGAGGCTTCGATTCGGGCCGCCGCGCAAACGATGCGGGCGAACGGCGTTCGTTTCGACGCGATCGTCAATAACGCGGCCATCGCCGTCGGCCGTAAAAGCTCGATCGAGGAAGCGGACCTGGACGATTTCGAGCGGACGTTTCAAACGAACGCGTTCGGTCCGGTGCGGGTCTGCAAGCATTTCGTCCCGCTTCTGAGGGCCGGGGACGGGCCGTCGTTCGTCATCAACATGTCCTCCGCGTCGGGCATTATCGAAAAATGCGGGTCGAAGGACTATTCGTATGCGATGTCGAAGGCGGCGCTCAATATGTTCACGGGCATTTTGCGCAATCAGCTGGCGGATCGGAACGTGACGGTGTACGCCGTGCACCCGGGATGGGTGCGCACCGATCAGGGCGGGATGGAAGCGCCGCTGGACCCGTCCGAGCCGGCCGCGCAGCTGTGCGATCTGCTGGAAGGGAAGACGAGGCCGGAGCACGGCCGCTTCTTCATCCACTCGGACGGGAGCCCGCTGCCGTTTTAG
- a CDS encoding LysR substrate-binding domain-containing protein, with product MDIRHLQYFMETARQGSFTKAAEKLHVSQPTISKMIKGIEEELGTELIDRSGKRIELTDAGRMILAQAENIVRSFEHLSSDLDDLLNLKKGTLRIGLPPMAGAGYFPEALGLFHERHPGIALELVEDGAKKMEADIAAGTLNIGVVLLPTKRDDYHSIPISEEPVHLLVPSSHRLAGRQEASLAELAGEPFILFGQEFALRGRIRSACIQAGFEPAIVCESSQWDLIGKLVAAGLGISLLPESICRQVVSDKARAIRLVRPSIPWALAMIWRKDKYLSPAERAWLQFAESYFKGGRG from the coding sequence GTGGACATCCGGCACTTGCAATATTTTATGGAGACGGCGCGCCAGGGAAGCTTCACGAAAGCCGCGGAAAAGCTTCATGTCAGCCAGCCGACGATCAGCAAAATGATCAAAGGCATCGAGGAGGAGCTCGGAACCGAGCTGATCGACCGTTCGGGCAAAAGGATCGAGCTGACCGACGCGGGACGGATGATTTTGGCGCAGGCGGAAAATATCGTTCGCTCGTTCGAGCATTTGTCCTCGGATTTGGACGACTTGCTGAACCTGAAAAAGGGGACGCTGCGCATCGGCTTGCCCCCGATGGCGGGAGCCGGCTATTTTCCGGAAGCGCTCGGCCTGTTTCACGAGCGTCATCCCGGCATCGCGCTGGAGCTGGTGGAAGACGGCGCGAAAAAAATGGAAGCCGACATTGCCGCCGGAACGCTCAATATCGGCGTCGTGCTGCTGCCGACCAAACGGGATGATTATCATTCCATTCCGATTTCCGAGGAGCCGGTCCACCTGCTTGTCCCGAGCTCGCATCGGCTTGCCGGGCGGCAGGAGGCGTCGCTCGCCGAGCTGGCGGGCGAGCCGTTTATATTGTTCGGCCAGGAATTCGCGCTGCGGGGCCGGATCCGCTCGGCATGCATTCAGGCCGGCTTCGAGCCGGCGATCGTTTGCGAAAGCTCGCAGTGGGATTTGATCGGCAAGCTGGTGGCGGCGGGGCTCGGCATTTCGCTTTTGCCCGAATCGATCTGCCGACAGGTCGTTTCGGACAAGGCGAGGGCGATCCGCCTCGTCCGTCCTTCGATTCCGTGGGCGCTCGCGATGATTTGGCGAAAGGACAAATATTTGTCCCCTGCGGAGCGGGCATGGCTGCAGTTCGCGGAGTCGTATTTCAAAGGCGGACGGGGATAG
- a CDS encoding CidA/LrgA family protein: MKWHIRILNAAAAFVQIAALAGVALAMDKLAGRLGLPLPGSILGAIAVFLLLKTKLLPLRWIERGANWLLAELLLFFVPSAVGIVQYPSLLGSAGFQLLLVIAAGTLLVLACAGAVTKLVLRPRARKEADCR; the protein is encoded by the coding sequence ATGAAGTGGCACATCCGAATCCTCAATGCCGCCGCCGCGTTCGTCCAAATCGCCGCTTTGGCCGGCGTCGCGCTGGCGATGGACAAGTTGGCCGGCCGGCTCGGCCTGCCGCTCCCGGGCAGCATCTTGGGCGCGATCGCGGTGTTTCTGCTGCTGAAAACGAAGCTGCTGCCGCTGCGCTGGATCGAACGGGGAGCGAATTGGCTGCTGGCGGAATTGCTGCTGTTTTTCGTTCCTTCCGCCGTCGGCATCGTCCAATATCCGTCGCTGCTCGGAAGCGCGGGCTTTCAGCTGCTGCTCGTCATCGCGGCGGGGACGCTTCTCGTTCTGGCATGCGCCGGCGCGGTGACGAAGCTCGTGTTGCGGCCGCGCGCGCGGAAGGAGGCCGATTGCCGATGA